A region of the Romboutsia hominis genome:
CAAACATATATTTTATTATGATATATTAAGATACATAAATTTCGCTATAAATATAGAAAAGATCGACTTTTTAAAGAAAGTGTTTTCAATTCATAACATTATTTAAAAGTATAAAAATAACTGAGGGAGGTGGGTATATGAGAGAGCGTGTTATTCTTGAATGCTTAAGAAACAGTGGTGACTATCTAAGTCTAGATTATTTTGCAGATAAGCTAGGGGTATCTACTAGAACTATTAGAAATGAAATTAAGAATATAGAAAGTGTAGAAGAACGCAATGGTTTTAAATTAGAATACAAGACTAGACTAGGATATATTTTAAATCTTAAAGACCAAGAAAAGTTCGAGAATTACCTAAAAAACTTACCCTCATATTCAATTGAAAATCCAGAACAACGGATAGAATCTATAATAGTAGAACTATTAGTAAATGAAGGTTACAAAACTATAGATCAGCTAAGCAAAAAATTCTTAGTAAGTTCATCTCAAATTAAAAATGATTTAAAAAAAGTAGATAAAAAGCTAAGAGATACAGAATTGAAGTTAGAGCGTAAGGCTCATTATGGAATTAAGATAGAAGGTACTGTTAAATCAATTCAAAAAATATTAGTAGAAAATTATTTTAAAGAAAATAGAAATATAACGGAATATAGAGATAAATTTATAGATGATTTCAAATTAGATGATATTAGAAGCACAATAAAAAATGTACTTAATAAGCATGATTTGGAAGCAAACCTAACGGAACTTGAAGAAATATTAGCTCAAATTGTTACTTTATATATAAGGGTCAATTTGAGAGTATTAGAAAATATTAATGAATTAAAGTTAGATACAGAAGATTTAATAATAAATGATTTACTAGATAAAATTTTTAAAGACAAAAAATATTATCTTACTTATGAGGAAAATGATTACTTAAAGCAACTTATAAAGCTAAGGACTAAAGATAAAAAAGCTACCATAATGAATGCTGACAAAAGTAAACTTCAAGATATAATATACGAATTTTTTAAAGGTGTAGATAAAAAATATAATACTAGTTTTTTAGAAGATAAAGAATTCTTTAATTTACTTTATTTACATATCGCGTCTTTAATAGAACGTGTAAAAAGGAATCATAACACAAAAAATCCTTTTTCGGTGAAGATAAGTCAGCAATATCCAACAGTTTTTAATTTAGCTATTCAACTTTCCAAAGTTATAGAAAGTGAATACAAGATAAAGATAAGTCAAGAGGAAATAGGTTTTATAGCCACTCATATAGCTGTACCATTTGAGAAAAGAGAAGAAGCTAGTTTTAATCAAAAATATAAAATAGCAGTAATATGTTCATCAGGAGGGGGAAGTGCATTTCTAATAAAATTAAGATTAAGAGAAATTTTTCCAAATGCTGAAATAAAAAACTTTTCTTTGTTAGATGAAGAAGAAGTAGTATGTTTTGAGCCAGACTTGATTTTTTCAATAACAAATCCACAATTCAAAACAAATGCTCCAGTTATACTTATAAATGAAATTTTAGATGAATTAGATTATCTAAATATTAAAGAAAGTGTACGATTTGCAGACCAGATAGGGAGTTTGTCAAATCCTAAGAAATATATATTAAGTCTGTTTAATAAAAATCATTTTAGATGTATAAAAGAAAAAATTGATTATAAAGATATTCTTGATAATATGTCACAGTGTATAGTTGATGAAGGTGCTTGTTCTCCAAGTTATCCTCAAGATGTATGGGAAAGAGAAAGTTATTTAAGTACCATTTATACAAATGGGGTATCAATACCTCATCCAATTGAAATGACAGGTAATAAAAATATAATATCAGTAGCTTTGGTACACTCTGATATTATTCATGAAAATAGAAAACCAAAAATTATTTTTATGATTTCGCTAATAAAGGGAAATCTAGAGCTTCACAAACAAATATCTAAATACTTAACTAAGATTATGGCAGATAAAGATATAGTAGATATGCTAAATAGATCACAATCTTATGAAGAGTTTATGTATAAATTAAAAATCTACATAGGGGGTTAGATATGAATATAGATTTTTTTAAGAAATTATCAGAAGCAGATGGGATAGCCTCTAATGAAGGAGAAATTAGAGAAGTCTTATTAGAAGAGTTGAAAGATTATAGTGATGAAA
Encoded here:
- a CDS encoding BglG family transcription antiterminator encodes the protein MRERVILECLRNSGDYLSLDYFADKLGVSTRTIRNEIKNIESVEERNGFKLEYKTRLGYILNLKDQEKFENYLKNLPSYSIENPEQRIESIIVELLVNEGYKTIDQLSKKFLVSSSQIKNDLKKVDKKLRDTELKLERKAHYGIKIEGTVKSIQKILVENYFKENRNITEYRDKFIDDFKLDDIRSTIKNVLNKHDLEANLTELEEILAQIVTLYIRVNLRVLENINELKLDTEDLIINDLLDKIFKDKKYYLTYEENDYLKQLIKLRTKDKKATIMNADKSKLQDIIYEFFKGVDKKYNTSFLEDKEFFNLLYLHIASLIERVKRNHNTKNPFSVKISQQYPTVFNLAIQLSKVIESEYKIKISQEEIGFIATHIAVPFEKREEASFNQKYKIAVICSSGGGSAFLIKLRLREIFPNAEIKNFSLLDEEEVVCFEPDLIFSITNPQFKTNAPVILINEILDELDYLNIKESVRFADQIGSLSNPKKYILSLFNKNHFRCIKEKIDYKDILDNMSQCIVDEGACSPSYPQDVWERESYLSTIYTNGVSIPHPIEMTGNKNIISVALVHSDIIHENRKPKIIFMISLIKGNLELHKQISKYLTKIMADKDIVDMLNRSQSYEEFMYKLKIYIGG